From a region of the Paenibacillus lutimineralis genome:
- a CDS encoding MATE family efflux transporter — MSLLVRDRSFYKSFFSLTLILGLQNAITIAVNLSDNLILGGYSEIALSASSLANQIQFIATFLMIGCSQSVIIMASRFWGENELHPIRKVAGVGMAISLCIGVLMWLAALCSSSWLLSAMTNDVTVIQEGAKFLTIVSFSYVFFAVTNVLLATLRSMEIVKIGLIVSLFTLVINVTLNYGLVYGYGGLPKLGLEGSATATLISRIVECFIVITCMLKHNQALRLQLLDFFKLDRLILKQYAKIALPILLSSLSWAGAMAVQTGILGHMGTSAIAANSVATTIFQFVTVISYASATSSAIIMGKAVGEGLFQKIKAYSQTLQVLYVLIGVLTGIILFIAKDHVLFLYSISEEAKDLAAAFMTILSITVIGTSYEMPALSGIIQSGGDTTFVMYNDFIFMWLLILPASLLGAFMFNFSPVIIFVVLKSDQILKCFVALVKVNRYKWIKVMER; from the coding sequence ATGAGTCTCTTGGTGAGAGACCGAAGCTTCTACAAAAGCTTCTTCAGCTTAACGCTGATTCTTGGTCTGCAAAACGCAATTACGATAGCGGTTAACCTCTCGGATAACCTGATCCTTGGCGGGTATAGTGAAATAGCCCTCTCTGCATCGTCACTTGCTAATCAGATTCAGTTTATCGCAACGTTTCTGATGATCGGCTGCTCTCAAAGCGTCATCATTATGGCTTCGCGTTTTTGGGGCGAAAATGAGCTCCATCCCATTCGAAAAGTCGCTGGTGTCGGCATGGCGATTTCGCTTTGTATTGGCGTCCTCATGTGGCTGGCAGCTCTTTGTTCTTCATCGTGGCTTTTATCCGCAATGACGAATGATGTCACGGTGATTCAAGAAGGAGCCAAGTTTTTAACGATCGTCTCCTTTTCCTATGTCTTTTTTGCTGTCACCAATGTTCTATTAGCCACACTAAGAAGCATGGAAATCGTCAAAATCGGCCTGATCGTATCTCTATTTACACTAGTTATTAATGTCACACTTAATTATGGACTAGTATATGGGTATGGCGGGCTGCCAAAATTAGGACTCGAAGGATCAGCCACAGCTACCTTAATCTCCCGTATCGTGGAGTGCTTCATCGTCATCACGTGTATGCTGAAGCATAACCAGGCCTTGCGTCTACAGTTGCTCGACTTCTTCAAGCTGGATCGGCTGATCCTGAAGCAATATGCCAAAATTGCGCTGCCTATTTTATTATCGAGCCTCTCTTGGGCTGGAGCTATGGCTGTACAGACAGGAATTCTTGGCCATATGGGAACCTCTGCCATCGCAGCCAATAGCGTAGCAACAACGATATTTCAGTTCGTCACGGTCATATCCTACGCTTCCGCCACTTCTTCTGCCATTATCATGGGAAAAGCAGTGGGAGAAGGCCTATTCCAAAAAATCAAGGCTTATAGCCAAACCCTTCAGGTCCTGTACGTTCTGATTGGTGTGTTAACCGGCATCATCTTGTTTATTGCTAAGGACCACGTTCTTTTCCTCTATTCTATTTCGGAGGAGGCCAAAGACCTCGCGGCAGCGTTCATGACCATTCTCTCGATCACCGTGATCGGAACATCCTATGAAATGCCGGCGTTATCGGGGATTATACAAAGCGGCGGAGATACAACCTTCGTGATGTATAATGACTTTATCTTTATGTGGCTGCTGATTTTGCCGGCCTCGTTGCTGGGAGCATTTATGTTTAACTTCTCACCGGTGATCATTTTTGTAGTTCTTAAAAGCGATCAAATCCTTAAGTGCTTTGTAGCGCTGGTCAAAGTAAATCGATATAAATGGATCAAGGTGATGGAACGCTGA
- a CDS encoding maltose acetyltransferase domain-containing protein, with protein sequence MSQRDNIKNGKLFTDMSEGLPEERLKGKELVYDFNHTRPSEVEKRAALVHELFGSYGSNCWIEPPLHICYGSHTFIGDGFYANTNLTIIDDTTVTIGNGVLMGPNVTICTVGHPVDPELRATGQMYAFPVVIEDGVWIGSGAIINPGVTIGKNSVIGAGSIVTKDVSPGVIAVGNPCRVLREINEEDKIYYYKNLRVEPS encoded by the coding sequence ATGTCTCAACGCGATAATATAAAAAATGGGAAGCTTTTTACGGATATGAGTGAAGGATTGCCGGAGGAACGCCTTAAAGGAAAAGAACTAGTATATGACTTTAACCATACTAGACCCTCGGAGGTAGAAAAACGAGCTGCCTTGGTTCATGAGCTCTTCGGGAGTTATGGGTCTAATTGTTGGATTGAGCCTCCACTACATATCTGCTATGGCTCCCACACGTTTATTGGAGACGGTTTTTATGCCAATACGAACTTAACCATTATCGATGATACGACGGTTACGATCGGAAATGGCGTCTTAATGGGACCAAACGTAACCATATGCACGGTTGGGCATCCCGTCGACCCGGAATTGCGTGCGACCGGGCAAATGTATGCTTTCCCTGTCGTGATTGAAGATGGCGTATGGATCGGAAGCGGCGCCATTATTAATCCTGGCGTAACAATCGGCAAGAACAGTGTAATTGGCGCGGGAAGCATCGTCACGAAGGATGTGTCTCCGGGTGTAATCGCCGTTGGAAACCCATGCAGAGTGCTGCGTGAAATCAATGAAGAGGACAAGATTTACTATTACAAGAACTTGCGAGTAGAACCATCATGA
- a CDS encoding AzlD domain-containing protein, giving the protein MEVRWSILLIIIGASIVTLIPRVLPLVVLSRIQIPEWGMRWLNYVPVAVMAALVGQELLMKNGEMSPLQSNLELLAALPTFIVAKLTRSLLGTVVVGIISIMVLRFIF; this is encoded by the coding sequence ATGGAAGTAAGATGGTCGATTCTTTTGATTATTATCGGGGCATCTATCGTCACGCTTATTCCAAGGGTGCTTCCGCTTGTTGTGCTTAGTCGCATACAAATACCCGAATGGGGAATGCGCTGGTTGAATTATGTTCCAGTTGCCGTCATGGCGGCGTTAGTAGGGCAAGAGTTACTAATGAAGAATGGGGAAATGTCTCCCTTACAAAGCAACCTAGAGTTACTGGCGGCATTGCCAACTTTCATCGTGGCTAAATTAACGCGTAGTTTGTTAGGAACTGTAGTGGTCGGGATTATTTCTATCATGGTGTTGCGTTTCATTTTCTGA
- a CDS encoding catalase, producing the protein MNENNGTRPRDTSAAFHSQTVGERGPVLEQDNVLHEKLQTFIHSKLLERPVHAKGYGAFGYFQTVNNMTAYTKLCFLQNPGQQVPVAVRFSLAVSNAGTPDTSRNVRGFATKFYTDHGVFDLVFNHIPVFPVRDAFRFPEFINALLPSPTNNLTNPERFWNFIARAPESTHFLVQFYSDAGTIKSLRHIPGHSVNTYVWLNAQGVRTYVKYHWMPLEGVQYIDHQEAARLACENPDYVAKDLFDTLNTGKTIEYGLYVQLMNPQDESFLPYDPLDSTKVWDERQYPLLPVGRLVLNNNPDNYMEQVEKLAFSPSNLLEGAELSDDKLLQGRANLYWDSQRRRLGPDFRKIPINHQQNWTPDFLVTSGNGRFVEGHLVRSDVPKQDDFAQAGQYYSALAPLQQEHLVDNLAADLVGISPETQNIVLGYLYQASSELGERVTRKIQTS; encoded by the coding sequence ATGAACGAGAACAATGGAACTCGCCCTAGAGATACTTCGGCTGCTTTTCATTCACAGACAGTGGGTGAACGAGGCCCTGTATTGGAACAGGACAACGTGTTGCACGAAAAGCTGCAGACATTCATTCATTCGAAATTGTTGGAAAGGCCCGTACACGCCAAAGGTTATGGCGCATTCGGCTACTTTCAGACCGTGAATAACATGACGGCTTACACGAAGCTTTGTTTCTTGCAAAATCCGGGCCAGCAGGTCCCCGTTGCGGTAAGATTCTCCTTAGCCGTAAGCAACGCAGGCACGCCAGATACTTCCCGTAATGTGCGCGGATTCGCCACCAAGTTCTATACGGACCACGGTGTGTTCGATCTTGTCTTTAACCATATCCCCGTGTTCCCTGTCCGAGACGCCTTCCGCTTTCCCGAATTTATCAATGCCTTACTGCCTTCTCCCACCAACAACCTCACCAATCCGGAACGATTTTGGAATTTCATCGCCAGAGCACCGGAATCCACACACTTTCTCGTCCAATTCTACTCTGACGCGGGCACGATCAAGAGTCTTCGACATATCCCGGGGCACAGCGTCAATACTTATGTCTGGTTAAACGCCCAAGGTGTCCGCACTTACGTGAAATATCATTGGATGCCTCTTGAGGGTGTGCAGTATATTGACCACCAAGAAGCAGCCCGGCTCGCTTGCGAGAATCCGGATTATGTCGCCAAGGACTTATTCGATACACTAAACACAGGAAAAACGATTGAATATGGGCTTTACGTGCAGCTGATGAACCCCCAAGACGAGTCCTTTCTCCCTTATGATCCCTTGGATTCTACAAAGGTATGGGATGAGCGACAATATCCCTTGCTCCCGGTAGGGAGATTGGTGTTAAATAACAATCCAGATAATTATATGGAACAAGTAGAAAAGTTGGCTTTCTCCCCCTCCAACCTGCTGGAAGGCGCAGAGTTATCGGACGATAAGTTACTGCAGGGGCGTGCAAATCTTTATTGGGACTCGCAGCGACGTCGACTTGGTCCGGATTTCCGTAAGATTCCGATAAATCATCAGCAGAATTGGACACCCGATTTTCTTGTGACTAGCGGCAACGGGAGATTCGTGGAAGGACACCTCGTGCGGTCCGATGTTCCTAAGCAAGATGACTTTGCGCAAGCCGGTCAGTATTATTCTGCCCTTGCCCCATTACAGCAAGAACACTTGGTAGATAATCTGGCAGCCGATCTTGTCGGCATATCCCCCGAAACGCAAAACATCGTGCTCGGCTACCTATACCAGGCGTCCTCCGAGCTCGGGGAACGTGTCACCCGAAAGATCCAAACTTCATAA
- a CDS encoding AzlC family ABC transporter permease produces MQENLQIKQHGVEVREESFLQGVKDCIPTLLGYLSIGFAAGVLGKTSGLSVTEITLMSLLVYAGSAQFIIAGMVAANGSASAIIFTIFFVNLRHLLLSAALSPYFRHLSPLKNMLIGSLLTDETFGVAMAQTANKTYISDRWMHGLNITAYLNWVIANIAGAFLGQWITDPQKFGLDFALPAMFIGLLVLMMVSRAKVAVDIVVAVSAVVIVVGVSLLTSGSVGVIVATIIAATIGMVVEKWK; encoded by the coding sequence ATGCAAGAAAATTTGCAAATAAAACAACATGGAGTTGAAGTTAGAGAGGAGAGCTTCTTACAGGGAGTAAAAGACTGTATTCCTACGTTATTGGGTTACTTGAGTATTGGATTTGCTGCTGGAGTGCTGGGAAAAACATCAGGACTAAGCGTCACTGAAATCACCCTGATGAGCTTACTTGTCTATGCGGGATCCGCTCAATTTATCATTGCTGGGATGGTGGCGGCAAATGGATCGGCTTCTGCGATTATTTTTACGATATTCTTTGTGAATCTCCGTCACCTTTTATTGAGTGCGGCCTTATCGCCTTATTTCCGGCATTTATCTCCCTTAAAGAATATGTTGATAGGTTCTTTGCTTACGGATGAGACATTTGGTGTTGCTATGGCTCAGACCGCGAACAAGACATACATCAGTGATAGATGGATGCATGGTTTAAATATCACAGCTTATCTAAATTGGGTCATCGCCAATATCGCCGGAGCATTCTTGGGACAATGGATAACAGACCCACAGAAATTTGGTCTCGACTTTGCCTTGCCAGCCATGTTTATCGGTCTGCTGGTTCTAATGATGGTGAGTCGGGCTAAAGTAGCTGTAGATATCGTGGTCGCTGTAAGTGCAGTGGTTATTGTTGTAGGCGTATCCCTGTTGACTTCTGGAAGTGTCGGGGTCATCGTGGCTACAATCATTGCCGCGACAATTGGAATGGTGGTGGAAAAATGGAAGTAA
- a CDS encoding peptidase E, with protein MKKIFLASSFKDVANIFADFEKNLNDKTITFIPTASVVEKVVFYVNAGKKALEKLGLIIDVLEISTATADEISAKLKGNDFIYVTGSNTFFLLQEMKRTGADQIIIEEVNAGKLYIGESAGAMVTAQNIEYVKGMDSVKKAPDLVNFDALGLVEFYTVPHYTNEPFKKIAHKIVDSYSSALNLSPISNNEAILVENDKVKTERN; from the coding sequence ATGAAAAAAATATTTTTAGCCTCATCTTTCAAAGATGTAGCCAATATATTCGCAGACTTTGAAAAAAACTTGAATGATAAGACTATAACTTTTATACCTACGGCAAGTGTAGTAGAAAAGGTTGTTTTTTATGTAAATGCAGGAAAAAAAGCACTTGAGAAATTAGGGCTGATTATTGATGTTCTGGAAATATCCACAGCCACCGCTGATGAAATAAGTGCCAAATTAAAAGGTAATGATTTTATCTATGTGACAGGTAGCAATACCTTTTTCCTGTTGCAAGAGATGAAAAGGACAGGAGCAGATCAAATCATCATTGAAGAAGTAAATGCTGGGAAGCTCTATATCGGGGAGTCCGCAGGGGCAATGGTTACAGCGCAAAATATCGAATATGTAAAAGGTATGGATAGCGTTAAAAAAGCCCCTGACTTGGTGAACTTTGACGCTTTAGGATTGGTGGAGTTTTATACAGTGCCGCATTATACCAATGAGCCTTTCAAGAAAATCGCACATAAGATAGTAGATAGCTATTCCTCCGCTTTGAATTTATCTCCAATCAGCAATAACGAAGCAATACTGGTTGAGAACGACAAGGTAAAAACCGAAAGGAACTGA
- a CDS encoding helix-turn-helix transcriptional regulator — MTQLNVTDNLSEIIEYDTPYLPIRTRQSKLSYFYNRSASCHWHIDLEFIYVLDGSMNYFVDGENYTLQKGEGIFVNSNRLHYGYGHKEDDCDFLVLMLSPQLLVRNSHIENKYIRPLLQDHLSNAIILREETAWQKKALQYIRKLYELCHEQVEGYELLALSQFELLFLQLHQNTVGNHGLHQEHSKDMNALKNMLGYIQSHFSENISLQEIAAAGSVGRSKCCTLFRNSLKKSPIEYLTSYRIQKSVDFMTNDSLNMTEISAACGFNSSSYFAETFRKIWGVSPTEYRKTITSN; from the coding sequence ATGACACAGCTGAACGTTACTGACAATCTGTCGGAAATCATTGAATACGATACACCTTATCTTCCTATTCGTACGAGACAATCCAAATTATCTTATTTTTATAATCGAAGCGCGAGCTGCCACTGGCATATAGATTTGGAGTTTATATACGTTTTGGACGGCTCCATGAATTACTTTGTGGACGGGGAGAACTATACCCTTCAAAAAGGGGAAGGTATTTTCGTGAATTCTAATCGTTTGCACTATGGCTATGGCCATAAGGAAGATGATTGCGACTTTCTCGTGCTAATGCTTAGCCCTCAGCTTCTTGTGCGGAATTCTCATATAGAAAATAAATATATTCGGCCGTTATTACAGGATCATCTGAGTAATGCCATTATTTTAAGAGAGGAAACTGCTTGGCAAAAGAAGGCGCTCCAATACATCAGAAAGCTATATGAACTATGTCACGAACAAGTGGAAGGTTATGAACTTCTAGCCCTCAGTCAGTTTGAGTTATTATTTTTACAGTTACATCAGAATACGGTTGGAAATCATGGACTACACCAGGAGCATTCCAAGGATATGAACGCACTTAAAAATATGCTAGGATACATTCAATCCCATTTTTCAGAAAATATCAGTTTACAAGAGATTGCTGCTGCTGGATCTGTTGGCCGTAGTAAATGCTGCACTTTATTTAGAAATTCTTTGAAAAAATCGCCGATAGAATACCTTACAAGCTATCGTATCCAAAAAAGCGTAGACTTCATGACTAACGATAGTCTTAACATGACAGAAATTTCGGCAGCCTGTGGGTTTAATAGTTCAAGTTATTTTGCAGAAACCTTTAGAAAAATATGGGGAGTCTCTCCAACTGAATACAGAAAAACAATAACTAGCAACTAA